Proteins found in one Longimicrobium sp. genomic segment:
- a CDS encoding cytochrome c, producing the protein MTTAERLAVVALSTFGLAACTDWAGYDLDVASGKVPQLANMRRSVIPDPYAMPRLPAPNAVPSESPMGVTPAHFTSDKLDSVAATLRNPYSGGAPAPVLARGQVVFQNNCYVCHGPEGAGNGPVVQPAKGANGQMYSRFPGAPAINGQVTAAKSDGYVYAVVAAGRGLMPPYGPRLTEADRWAVVEYVRALQARAGQAPQRAGAAPAAPATAAPAGATPAPAPATAPPSTTPAPAPAPAPAAP; encoded by the coding sequence TTGACCACCGCTGAGCGGCTCGCCGTGGTGGCGCTGTCGACCTTCGGGCTGGCGGCGTGCACCGACTGGGCGGGCTACGACCTCGACGTGGCCAGCGGCAAGGTGCCGCAGCTGGCCAACATGCGCCGCAGCGTGATCCCCGATCCGTACGCCATGCCGCGGCTGCCGGCGCCCAACGCGGTGCCGTCGGAAAGCCCGATGGGGGTCACGCCCGCGCACTTCACCAGCGACAAGCTGGACTCCGTGGCCGCCACGCTGCGCAACCCGTACTCCGGGGGCGCGCCGGCGCCGGTGCTGGCGCGCGGGCAGGTGGTGTTCCAGAACAACTGCTACGTCTGCCACGGCCCCGAGGGCGCGGGGAACGGCCCCGTGGTGCAGCCGGCGAAGGGCGCGAACGGGCAGATGTACAGCCGCTTCCCCGGCGCGCCCGCCATCAACGGGCAGGTCACCGCGGCCAAGTCCGACGGCTACGTCTACGCGGTGGTGGCCGCCGGGCGGGGGCTGATGCCGCCCTACGGCCCGCGGCTGACCGAGGCGGACCGCTGGGCGGTGGTGGAGTACGTGCGCGCGCTGCAGGCCCGCGCGGGCCAGGCGCCGCAGCGCGCCGGTGCGGCTCCGGCCGCCCCGGCGACGGCTGCCCCGGCGGGCGCGACGCCGGCCCCGGCGCCGGCCACCGCCCCGCCGTCGACGACGCCCGCACCCGCCCCGGCGCCCGCGCCGGCGGCGCCTTGA
- a CDS encoding L,D-transpeptidase — MIRMIHRTGARALAPTLLALALAACAGRAPVVAMPEPAPEKPAAIDPLRPPVRPDHRYVVVDVERNELRFMDGQRVLWRAPVGTGTGFRLSTPGRAWQFTTPTGTRYVQFKQLNPPWFRPDWWYHENKLPVPSADSPARKEEGGLGAAAVFLGDEIAIHGTDKPELLGRRVSHGCIRLSNANALRLFHDVQVGTPVVIVGQAEVLGEQPDSVARFTRARRGTTTRVFRNPMARLGTATLLTRLDRALAPAADDSTWTLVASALLERGLTTDAPALRGLLERAGRAEPEARRREYANFLADAFARGALRTVVSLNRIAPAARQRAVEEIVDATMALYHGPADHPLAPWPTRRVPVSMLGPEGQAGWRALQDAEAAYREKVGAAPAAAGAR; from the coding sequence ATGATCCGCATGATCCACCGCACCGGCGCCCGCGCGCTCGCGCCGACCCTGCTGGCGCTGGCGCTGGCCGCGTGCGCCGGCCGCGCGCCCGTCGTCGCCATGCCCGAGCCGGCGCCCGAGAAGCCGGCCGCCATCGACCCTCTGCGCCCGCCCGTGCGCCCCGACCACCGCTACGTGGTGGTGGACGTGGAGCGCAACGAGCTGCGCTTCATGGACGGCCAGCGCGTGCTCTGGCGCGCGCCGGTGGGAACGGGGACCGGCTTCCGCCTTTCCACCCCCGGGCGCGCGTGGCAGTTCACCACGCCCACAGGCACGCGCTACGTGCAGTTCAAGCAGCTCAATCCTCCGTGGTTCCGGCCGGACTGGTGGTACCACGAGAACAAGCTCCCCGTCCCCTCCGCCGACTCGCCGGCGCGGAAGGAGGAGGGCGGGCTGGGCGCGGCGGCTGTGTTCCTGGGCGACGAGATCGCCATCCACGGCACCGACAAGCCGGAGCTGCTGGGGCGCCGGGTGAGCCACGGGTGCATCCGCCTCTCCAACGCCAACGCGCTCCGCCTCTTCCACGACGTGCAGGTGGGAACGCCGGTGGTGATCGTGGGCCAGGCCGAGGTGCTGGGCGAGCAGCCGGACAGCGTGGCCCGCTTCACCCGCGCGCGGCGGGGGACGACGACGCGCGTCTTCCGCAACCCGATGGCGCGGCTGGGGACGGCGACGCTGCTGACGCGGCTCGACCGCGCGCTGGCGCCGGCGGCGGACGACAGCACGTGGACGCTGGTCGCCAGCGCGCTGCTGGAGCGCGGGCTGACGACCGACGCGCCGGCGCTGCGCGGGCTGCTGGAGCGCGCGGGCCGCGCCGAGCCCGAGGCGCGGCGGCGCGAGTACGCCAACTTCCTCGCGGACGCCTTCGCCCGCGGCGCACTCCGGACCGTCGTCTCGCTCAACCGCATCGCCCCGGCGGCGCGGCAGCGGGCGGTGGAGGAGATCGTGGACGCGACGATGGCGCTCTACCACGGTCCCGCGGATCACCCGCTGGCGCCCTGGCCGACCCGCCGCGTCCCCGTCTCCATGCTGGGCCCCGAGGGGCAGGCGGGGTGGCGCGCGCTGCAGGACGCCGAGGCCGCGTACCGCGAGAAGGTGGGCGCCGCGCCGGCCGCCGCGGGGGCGCGGTGA
- a CDS encoding zeta toxin family protein, with the protein MTDSPQPHAVILAGPNGAGKSTLAPRLLVGAFEVGTFVNADVIAQGLAGFDPASAAMQAGRIMLARLDELRRARADFAFETTLSGLAHRRTLERLRADGYAIHLFYLWVPSAEFSVERVTTRVRLGGHAVPPEDVRRRYNRSIDNFREVYRWAVTDWMVYDATRANSGRLAPVALGVGDAACQILKAGDWATLVAPPARKHRR; encoded by the coding sequence ATGACGGACTCGCCGCAGCCGCACGCCGTGATTCTCGCCGGGCCGAACGGCGCGGGGAAGAGCACGCTGGCCCCGCGCCTGCTCGTCGGCGCGTTCGAGGTCGGCACGTTCGTGAACGCGGACGTCATCGCCCAGGGGCTGGCCGGGTTCGATCCCGCCTCGGCCGCGATGCAGGCCGGCCGCATCATGCTAGCGCGGCTGGACGAGCTCCGCCGCGCACGCGCCGACTTCGCGTTCGAGACCACGCTCTCCGGCCTCGCGCATCGCCGCACCCTCGAGCGCCTCCGCGCCGACGGCTATGCCATCCACCTGTTCTATTTGTGGGTGCCTTCCGCCGAGTTCTCCGTTGAGCGCGTCACTACCCGGGTGCGGCTCGGAGGCCATGCTGTCCCGCCTGAGGACGTACGGCGGCGGTACAATCGCAGTATCGACAACTTCCGCGAGGTGTATCGGTGGGCCGTGACCGATTGGATGGTGTACGATGCGACGAGAGCGAATTCCGGCCGCCTGGCTCCCGTCGCACTTGGCGTGGGTGATGCGGCCTGCCAGATTCTGAAAGCAGGTGACTGGGCGACGCTAGTAGCGCCGCCCGCAAGGAAGCACAGGAGGTGA
- a CDS encoding TrmJ/YjtD family RNA methyltransferase: protein MSETGQEINPQIEQARQALEGIVVVLWQTQDYVNIAGTIRAMKNFGLTRLRLVSPALWDPYRIEGIAHDTKDIVACTEIFDTLDEALADCSYVIGMTARERRAKRAVARPRDLAPELLARVTSPSGEEASGPIALLFGREDKGLSNEALDLCHRTCIIPTTEHASLNLAQAVLLMAYELWMAAAGTALPFKPPRRDAPPPTVELLRVVFDDMERALWAIDFFKTRNSESVMRTLRELVRRADVDAREAGFLRAMAIEVVKYLKRAGVYEERGPAAKEEGVGEAAE from the coding sequence ATGAGCGAGACCGGGCAGGAGATCAACCCGCAGATCGAGCAGGCGAGGCAGGCGCTGGAGGGGATCGTGGTGGTCCTGTGGCAGACGCAGGACTACGTGAACATCGCCGGCACCATCCGGGCGATGAAGAACTTCGGTCTGACGCGCCTGCGCCTGGTCAGCCCCGCGCTGTGGGACCCTTATCGCATCGAGGGGATCGCGCACGACACCAAGGACATCGTGGCGTGCACGGAGATCTTCGACACGCTCGACGAGGCGCTGGCCGACTGCTCGTACGTGATCGGGATGACCGCGCGCGAGCGCCGCGCCAAGCGCGCCGTGGCCCGCCCGCGCGACCTCGCGCCCGAGCTGCTCGCGCGCGTCACGTCGCCGTCCGGCGAGGAGGCGTCGGGGCCGATCGCGCTGCTGTTCGGGCGCGAGGACAAGGGGCTGAGCAACGAGGCGCTCGACCTCTGCCACCGCACCTGCATCATCCCCACGACGGAGCACGCGTCGCTGAACCTGGCGCAGGCGGTGCTGCTGATGGCGTACGAGCTGTGGATGGCGGCCGCCGGCACCGCGCTGCCGTTCAAGCCGCCCCGCCGCGACGCGCCGCCGCCCACCGTCGAGCTGCTGCGGGTGGTGTTCGACGACATGGAGCGCGCGCTCTGGGCCATCGACTTCTTCAAGACGCGCAACAGCGAGAGCGTGATGCGCACCCTGCGCGAGCTCGTCCGCCGCGCCGACGTGGACGCGCGCGAGGCCGGCTTCCTGCGCGCCATGGCCATCGAGGTGGTGAAGTACCTGAAGCGCGCCGGCGTCTACGAGGAGCGTGGGCCGGCGGCGAAGGAGGAGGGAGTGGGGGAAGCGGCGGAGTAA
- the nrfD gene encoding NrfD/PsrC family molybdoenzyme membrane anchor subunit: MATETAPTVVRSAFHPEVASYEQVNRDANRLLTKPGKGYLALLGTAIFFVGLMVVAELHNIWFGLGMSGLTNPVGWGVYITTFVFWVGIGHAGTLISAILYLFRAPWRQSIYRFAEAMTVFAVLTAALFPIIHIGRPWFFYWLLPLPSQRHLWPNFRSPLLWDVFAVTTYLTVSSVFFYIGLIPDIAAARDTATHPMRKKVYSILALGWRGTDREWRHFTRAYLFLAALATPLVLSVHSVVSWDFAVSIVPGWHTTIFAPYFVAGAILSGVAMVVTIMVPVHRIFGLGAYFTETHYDRLAKLLLLTSCIVGYAYGMEYFMAWYSGELFERGVFWDRVTGDYWWAGWSMITFNAIIPQLLWIPSFRRNLNAFFLIAMFVNIGMWWERFVIIVPSLAHSYEPWKFMNYHLTWVEASILMGSFGWFFMWFLLFLRYLPGLSIAEIKEVLPPPMRHVHGDEHAANVDASGTQVEHYPTGYYA; encoded by the coding sequence ATGGCGACCGAAACGGCGCCGACCGTGGTGAGGTCGGCCTTCCACCCCGAAGTCGCGAGCTACGAGCAGGTCAACCGCGACGCCAACCGGCTGCTGACCAAGCCGGGGAAGGGGTACCTGGCGCTGCTGGGCACGGCGATCTTCTTCGTCGGCCTGATGGTGGTGGCCGAGCTGCACAACATCTGGTTCGGCCTGGGGATGAGCGGGCTGACCAACCCGGTGGGGTGGGGCGTCTACATCACCACCTTCGTGTTCTGGGTCGGCATCGGCCACGCGGGGACGCTGATCTCCGCCATCCTGTACCTGTTCCGGGCGCCCTGGCGGCAGTCCATCTACCGCTTCGCCGAGGCGATGACGGTGTTCGCGGTGCTCACCGCCGCGCTCTTCCCCATCATCCACATCGGCCGGCCCTGGTTCTTCTACTGGCTCCTGCCGCTGCCGAGCCAGCGGCACCTGTGGCCCAACTTCCGCTCGCCGCTGCTCTGGGACGTGTTCGCGGTCACCACCTACCTGACCGTGAGCTCGGTGTTCTTCTACATCGGCCTGATCCCCGACATCGCGGCGGCGCGCGACACGGCCACGCACCCGATGCGGAAGAAGGTCTACTCCATCCTGGCCCTGGGTTGGCGGGGGACGGACCGCGAGTGGCGGCACTTCACCCGCGCGTACCTCTTCCTGGCGGCCCTGGCGACCCCGCTGGTGCTCTCGGTGCACTCGGTGGTGTCGTGGGACTTCGCGGTCTCCATCGTTCCCGGGTGGCACACCACGATCTTCGCCCCCTACTTCGTGGCCGGCGCCATCCTTTCCGGCGTGGCCATGGTGGTGACGATCATGGTGCCGGTGCACCGGATCTTCGGCCTGGGCGCCTACTTCACCGAGACGCACTACGACCGGCTGGCCAAGCTCCTCCTGCTCACCTCGTGCATCGTGGGGTACGCGTACGGGATGGAGTACTTCATGGCCTGGTACTCGGGCGAGCTGTTCGAGCGCGGGGTGTTCTGGGACCGGGTGACGGGCGACTACTGGTGGGCGGGGTGGTCGATGATCACCTTCAACGCCATCATCCCCCAGCTGCTCTGGATCCCCAGCTTCCGGCGCAACCTGAACGCGTTCTTCCTGATCGCGATGTTCGTGAACATCGGGATGTGGTGGGAGCGCTTCGTGATCATCGTGCCGTCGCTGGCCCACAGCTACGAGCCGTGGAAGTTCATGAACTACCACCTCACCTGGGTCGAGGCGTCGATCCTGATGGGGAGCTTCGGGTGGTTCTTCATGTGGTTCCTGCTCTTCCTGCGCTACCTCCCGGGCCTGTCGATCGCGGAGATCAAGGAGGTGCTGCCGCCGCCCATGCGGCACGTGCACGGCGACGAGCACGCCGCCAACGTGGACGCCAGCGGCACGCAGGTAGAGCACTATCCGACCGGCTACTACGCCTGA
- a CDS encoding DUF3341 domain-containing protein → MSKLRTGVLGVFAHLDTATDAIRRLRREGYEVTTYAPTPRHELEEAMETPESPVRIFTLTGAFTGTAAGTALATWTSIDWPLIVGGKEIISLPAFSVIMFELTILIGALSTVAGLFLLGRLPHIGPPEAPMFHPSFTGGNFGVFAHAPRDRYDAVQQIMTDAGSEEVLVDHR, encoded by the coding sequence ATGAGCAAGCTTCGCACGGGCGTGCTGGGCGTGTTCGCCCACCTGGACACCGCCACCGACGCCATCCGCCGGCTCCGGCGCGAGGGGTACGAGGTCACCACCTACGCCCCCACGCCGCGCCACGAGCTGGAAGAGGCCATGGAGACGCCGGAGAGCCCGGTCCGGATCTTCACCCTGACGGGCGCCTTCACCGGCACCGCAGCGGGCACCGCGCTGGCCACCTGGACCTCCATCGACTGGCCGCTGATCGTGGGTGGGAAGGAGATCATCTCGCTCCCCGCCTTCAGCGTGATCATGTTCGAGCTGACCATTCTGATCGGCGCGCTGTCGACGGTGGCCGGGCTGTTCCTGCTCGGCCGGCTGCCGCACATCGGCCCGCCCGAGGCGCCCATGTTCCATCCTTCGTTCACCGGCGGAAACTTCGGCGTGTTCGCGCACGCCCCGCGCGACCGCTACGACGCCGTGCAGCAGATCATGACCGACGCGGGGTCGGAGGAGGTGCTGGTTGACCACCGCTGA